The nucleotide window AGGCCGCTGATCACGCAGCTCGCCGTCATGGCCGCCATGACGATGGCTCCCATCAGCAGCGGATGGGCGTTCTTCTGCATGGAGGCGTAGATGAACATGCCGATGCCAGCGGTGATGCCCACCAGCAGGCCGTTGGCAAATCCGAGGATGCCTTCCTTGATGATCAGGCGGCGTTCCTTGCCTTTCACGTCCCCCAGCGTCATGCCGCGCAGAGACATGGCCAGCGCCTGGCAGCCGGTATTGCCGGATTGTCCGGCCATCACCGGCAGGAAGACGGCGAGGATGACGAAGTGGTTGATGGTATCCTCAAAGCAGCCGACTACCGCAGCGGCGAGGAAGGCGGTGAGCAGGTTGATCTGGAGCCACGGATGGCGGAGCTTGAGGCTGCGCGGGAGTGGAGTGGCAAGGCGTTCCTCCTTTTCCACACCGACCATGCTACCGGCCTGGGCGCTGATCTCCACGACTTGCTCGGCGAAGAGCGTGTCGCCGCGGACGAGGCCTTTCAACCGGCCCTGGTCATCGCAAACAGGATAGACCGGGTAGTGCTTCGAGAGTGCGACCTTGAGCGCATCCGGCATCGGCGTGCTTTCGCGCAGGGAGAAGACATCCTTGAGCATGATGTCGCCGAGCTTGGTTTCCGGAGAAGCAAGCAGCAGATCCCGCATCACCACCACACCCTCCAGCCTGCCGTCTTCATCGGTGACATAGCCGTAGGTGATGAAGGCCGCGCGGGTCATTTCGCGCAGGCTTTCGATCGTTTCCGCCACGGTCATGTCGCGGCGGAAAATCCCCACCGGTGGGGACATGAGTTCGCCCACGGTGGTGGCGCGTGCTTTCGGGGCCAGGGGGGATGCGACGGCTTCCTCGCTCATGGCATCGCACCCTGCCTGATCGGACGGCGATCCACAAGCTCAAGACCGCGCGACCGTGATCCGGGTGCGCAGGACATGATGGCCGCCGGGCGGGACGGTGACCTCCGCGCCGGGGGTATTCGCCGCCTCGATGCAGACGAAATGTGGATAGTCCCCCGCAGGCAGGTCGCCCAGCGAGGCGGCTTTTTCCGGACCGGGATTCCACACCACGGTGGAGCCGCTGCCGTGCTTGTGGATGTGGATCGTCCGCTTGTCGTCGTCGGTTAGAACGGTATCGGCGGTGGAGGCATAGACGCGGTCCACTTCGCCGACGATCCGCACCGGCCCCGCCTGGTCGCCGGGGACGTTCAAACCACCGGCCTTTTCGAGGAAGGTCGATCCGCCCAGACCGGCGATCTCAATGGCATCGACATGGCTGATGGTTAGGTAGGTGTGCAGCGCGGCGGTTTCGACGAAGGGCCCGGTGCCGGTATTGTGACTGGTGAGGGACACGTGCAGTTCCGCACCAAGGCGGATCTCCACGATCGCCTCGAATTCATGCGGCCACAGCGCGCGGGTATGCTCGTCGGATTTCAGCGTGAAGCGCAGTTCGACCGAAGCTCCTTCGTCCTGGCAATCCACCAGCTTCCAGAAGCGCGCGCGGGCAAAGCCGTGGGCGGGTTTGCTGGAGTCGGTCGGATGCGGACCGAACCACGGCCAGCAGACCGGAATGCCGCCACGGATCGCCTTGCCTTCCTTCAATCCGGTTTTCGGGCTGAGATAGAGCA belongs to Luteolibacter ambystomatis and includes:
- a CDS encoding magnesium transporter, which encodes MSEEAVASPLAPKARATTVGELMSPPVGIFRRDMTVAETIESLREMTRAAFITYGYVTDEDGRLEGVVVMRDLLLASPETKLGDIMLKDVFSLRESTPMPDALKVALSKHYPVYPVCDDQGRLKGLVRGDTLFAEQVVEISAQAGSMVGVEKEERLATPLPRSLKLRHPWLQINLLTAFLAAAVVGCFEDTINHFVILAVFLPVMAGQSGNTGCQALAMSLRGMTLGDVKGKERRLIIKEGILGFANGLLVGITAGIGMFIYASMQKNAHPLLMGAIVMAAMTASCVISGLSGALIPLTLKRLGADPATASSIFLTTATDIASMGIFLSLAKALVPVGGG
- a CDS encoding D-hexose-6-phosphate mutarotase, with the protein product MSELPACVRLTHPAENYPVLEIDHASCRAKVALHGAHVMEWTPAGHDPVLYLSPKTGLKEGKAIRGGIPVCWPWFGPHPTDSSKPAHGFARARFWKLVDCQDEGASVELRFTLKSDEHTRALWPHEFEAIVEIRLGAELHVSLTSHNTGTGPFVETAALHTYLTISHVDAIEIAGLGGSTFLEKAGGLNVPGDQAGPVRIVGEVDRVYASTADTVLTDDDKRTIHIHKHGSGSTVVWNPGPEKAASLGDLPAGDYPHFVCIEAANTPGAEVTVPPGGHHVLRTRITVARS